The Nitrosomonas communis genome has a segment encoding these proteins:
- a CDS encoding HAD family hydrolase, with translation MKKNNIPLSAVLFDVDGTLAETERDGHRPAFNAAFKEFELDWHWDTELYGKLLKITGGKERIRYYIEKYAPDILSKRDLSNWIAELHKTKTKYFVDLLAKGNIPLRSGIARLIHELRENEIKIGIATTTTLENVTSLLKYTLGEESISWFDVIGAGDIVAQKKPAPDIYYWTLKELGLPPQQCIAIEDSENGLQSSYAAGIKTIITISEYTYSQNFNGAAMVLTDLGEPGKLPSIISGDIANLNNRWIDVSTLMTLLAPNDRQTL, from the coding sequence ATGAAAAAAAATAATATCCCGCTTTCTGCAGTACTATTTGATGTTGACGGCACTCTTGCCGAAACAGAACGAGACGGGCATCGCCCTGCTTTTAACGCTGCATTTAAAGAGTTTGAACTTGATTGGCATTGGGATACTGAACTATATGGTAAATTACTCAAAATTACCGGCGGCAAAGAACGTATCCGTTATTACATTGAAAAATACGCGCCAGACATATTAAGCAAGCGTGATTTGTCCAATTGGATCGCTGAATTACATAAAACTAAAACTAAATATTTTGTTGACTTATTAGCAAAAGGGAATATTCCCCTGCGCTCTGGTATAGCACGACTAATTCATGAATTGCGTGAAAATGAAATAAAAATAGGAATTGCTACAACCACAACATTAGAAAATGTAACCTCCCTATTAAAATACACACTGGGGGAAGAATCTATTAGTTGGTTTGATGTTATTGGTGCTGGAGATATCGTAGCCCAAAAAAAACCTGCGCCAGACATTTATTACTGGACACTTAAAGAACTTGGGCTACCACCTCAACAATGCATCGCAATTGAAGATTCAGAAAATGGATTACAGTCCTCCTATGCTGCAGGAATTAAAACTATCATCACGATAAGCGAATACACATATTCACAAAATTTCAATGGTGCAGCAATGGTTTTAACTGATCTGGGAGAACCGGGCAAATTGCCTTCTATTATCTCAGGTGATATTGCTAACCTCAATAACAGATGGATTGATGTCTCGACCTTGATGACTTTATTAGCACCTAATGATCGGCAAACTTTATAG
- a CDS encoding transposase: protein MGEKDFEEKGAAKAVSNAVQEMEQSAEEMCLSTPGGRFHVRWDENGSATAMGQLAFFAEFLEVTGLFARWVEGCPLSYTSPNAPAVVDLLGTWLLSILDGQRRYAHIAGLPGDEVAPEILGMGKIVSDESLRRALSALAPGLPKRCDESQRAVCLAQLMKSTSWMDTALSESTREALNTAWILDADSSVKLLYGRQTGAEIGYNPSKPGRPSHTLHTYWISNVRLVLDVEVQSGKSHAAKHSLPRLRQLIEDLALEKRPALVRGDSAFGNEGVMAGMEQINQRYLFKLRQTAGIKRLIERKWQQNQWQPWGKALTQ from the coding sequence ATGGGTGAAAAGGATTTTGAGGAAAAAGGAGCGGCAAAGGCGGTAAGTAACGCCGTGCAGGAGATGGAGCAATCTGCAGAGGAGATGTGTTTGTCGACTCCTGGTGGTCGATTTCACGTGCGCTGGGATGAAAACGGAAGTGCCACAGCCATGGGTCAGTTGGCATTTTTTGCTGAATTCCTGGAAGTTACCGGCTTATTTGCCCGTTGGGTAGAAGGATGCCCGCTTTCTTACACGAGTCCTAATGCGCCTGCTGTGGTTGATTTACTGGGTACCTGGTTGCTCTCCATTCTTGATGGGCAGCGACGCTATGCCCACATCGCCGGGCTACCAGGAGACGAAGTGGCTCCTGAGATACTTGGCATGGGCAAGATTGTCAGCGATGAGAGCTTGCGTCGCGCGCTGAGTGCGCTTGCGCCAGGTTTACCCAAACGTTGCGATGAATCGCAACGTGCTGTCTGCCTGGCTCAACTGATGAAGAGTACAAGCTGGATGGATACAGCGCTCAGCGAGAGTACTCGTGAAGCCTTGAATACTGCCTGGATTCTTGACGCTGATAGCAGCGTCAAGCTGTTATATGGCCGTCAAACAGGTGCTGAGATCGGCTACAATCCTAGCAAGCCGGGACGGCCAAGCCACACCTTGCATACGTATTGGATTAGCAATGTTCGTCTGGTGCTTGATGTCGAAGTGCAAAGCGGTAAATCTCATGCTGCCAAACATAGCCTACCCCGTCTGCGGCAGTTAATCGAAGACTTGGCTCTTGAAAAGCGTCCTGCGTTGGTGCGTGGCGACAGTGCTTTTGGCAATGAAGGCGTGATGGCTGGAATGGAACAGATTAATCAGCGTTATCTGTTCAAACTGCGCCAGACTGCTGGAATTAAACGTTTGATCGAGCGGAAATGGCAGCAAAACCAGTGGCAGCCGTGGGGCAAGGCTTTGACGCAGTAG
- a CDS encoding reverse transcriptase domain-containing protein has protein sequence MSLPTLMSKVQTLQTSLQTKAKAEPAFRFYSLWDKVYRADVLQVAYRRCRANRGAPGYDGISFKQIEGQGVDEWLERLQQELRVGGYQPQPLLRVWIPKAQGGQRPLGIPTIRDRVVQMTVLLVLGPIFEVDLLPRQYGFRPGLDAKMAIRAIHFGITQRGKREVVDGDLSDYFNTIPHGELMRCVSRRVSDGTVLSVIRKWLKVAVIERDERGERRTTEAKDKQRGTPQVRCRRATNAKLFA, from the coding sequence GTGAGTCTACCAACCTTGATGAGTAAAGTTCAGACATTACAGACTTCATTACAGACGAAAGCCAAGGCAGAACCAGCCTTTCGTTTTTACAGTCTATGGGACAAGGTCTACCGGGCCGATGTACTGCAGGTCGCTTATCGGCGTTGCCGCGCGAATCGTGGAGCGCCGGGCTACGACGGCATCAGTTTCAAGCAGATCGAGGGCCAAGGGGTGGACGAGTGGCTGGAAAGATTGCAGCAGGAGTTGCGGGTGGGTGGCTATCAGCCCCAGCCCTTGCTGCGCGTATGGATACCCAAAGCCCAGGGGGGACAGCGCCCTTTGGGCATTCCGACGATTCGGGATCGAGTGGTGCAGATGACAGTACTGCTGGTTTTAGGTCCGATTTTCGAAGTCGACCTATTGCCGCGGCAATATGGATTTCGCCCAGGATTGGATGCCAAGATGGCGATTAGGGCGATTCATTTCGGCATTACTCAACGGGGGAAGCGGGAAGTGGTAGACGGAGATTTATCCGATTACTTCAACACGATTCCTCATGGCGAGCTGATGCGCTGCGTGAGCCGCCGAGTGAGCGATGGTACTGTGCTGTCAGTGATCCGGAAATGGCTGAAGGTCGCTGTCATTGAACGCGACGAGCGCGGCGAACGCCGAACCACCGAAGCCAAGGACAAACAACGAGGCACACCACAGGTGCGCTGTAGACGCGCAACAAACGCAAAATTATTTGCGTAA
- a CDS encoding reverse transcriptase domain-containing protein — protein MLNKLNLLFNLQKDEIMKAAKPFDIPKALVWEAFKLVKANQGSAGIDQESLEDFEQNLSGNLYKLWNRLSSGAYFPPAVKGVAIPKKQGGERVLGIPTVSDRIAQMTIKLAFEPCVEPHFLDDSYGYRPNKSALDAVGVTRQRCWQFNWLLEFDIKGLFDHIDHNY, from the coding sequence GTGTTAAACAAGCTTAATTTATTATTCAACTTGCAGAAGGATGAAATAATGAAGGCAGCAAAACCATTTGATATTCCCAAGGCATTAGTGTGGGAAGCGTTCAAATTAGTCAAAGCCAATCAAGGGTCTGCTGGTATAGACCAGGAGTCACTTGAGGATTTTGAACAGAACTTATCGGGAAACTTATATAAACTTTGGAATAGATTATCATCAGGTGCTTACTTTCCTCCGGCCGTTAAGGGGGTAGCGATACCCAAGAAACAAGGAGGAGAAAGAGTGTTAGGCATTCCAACGGTCTCGGATCGAATAGCCCAAATGACAATTAAACTGGCGTTTGAGCCATGCGTTGAACCTCACTTTTTGGACGACTCCTACGGATATAGACCAAATAAGTCTGCACTAGACGCGGTGGGAGTCACGCGGCAAAGATGTTGGCAGTTCAATTGGCTATTGGAGTTTGATATCAAAGGCCTGTTTGACCATATCGACCATAATTATTGA
- a CDS encoding reverse transcriptase domain-containing protein, with protein MVESSYADARWKARQAGARYAPQGGVISPVLSNLFMHYAFDVWMTRNHQEKPWCRYADDGIAHCRTKWSAEKLLAELNQRLVECGLELHSEKTKIVYCQDGARKGYHQSTKFKFLGYEFRRRMVKGFEGRMFLSFTPAISKEAKKSINRTIRRTGVRNRSDLSLEEVALWLNPMLNGWINYYGRFNKSALKPVMRQINFTLIKWCMRKYKRFRYSKARACQYLIKTFETRLTYLRTGKGEYKVHLFNGSRMKRELHVRF; from the coding sequence ATGGTTGAAAGCTCCTATGCAGATGCCAGATGGAAAGCTCGTCAAGCGGGCGCTAGGTACGCGCCTCAGGGCGGTGTGATAAGCCCCGTGTTGAGTAATTTATTTATGCACTATGCGTTTGATGTGTGGATGACACGTAATCATCAAGAAAAACCATGGTGTCGGTATGCCGATGATGGGATAGCCCATTGCAGAACAAAATGGTCGGCAGAAAAGTTGTTAGCTGAGCTTAATCAACGTCTTGTCGAGTGTGGTTTAGAACTGCATTCTGAAAAGACAAAAATAGTCTACTGTCAAGATGGCGCACGAAAAGGGTACCATCAAAGCACAAAGTTTAAATTCTTAGGTTATGAATTTCGCCGAAGAATGGTGAAAGGCTTCGAAGGCAGAATGTTTTTGAGCTTTACGCCGGCGATAAGTAAAGAAGCCAAGAAATCAATAAATAGAACGATAAGAAGAACGGGGGTGCGAAACAGAAGCGATTTGAGTTTAGAAGAAGTAGCTCTTTGGCTCAATCCTATGCTTAATGGATGGATCAACTATTATGGGAGGTTCAATAAATCAGCATTGAAACCTGTTATGCGTCAAATAAATTTCACACTTATAAAATGGTGCATGCGCAAATACAAGCGGTTCAGATACAGTAAGGCCAGAGCGTGTCAATATCTGATAAAGACTTTTGAGACGCGCCTTACCTATTTGCGCACTGGAAAAGGGGAATACAAGGTTCATTTGTTTAATGGGAGCCGGATGAAGCGAGAGCTTCACGTCCGGTTCTAA
- a CDS encoding group II intron maturase-specific domain-containing protein, with protein MSPLLSNIYLHLMDRIWQRGELAKNQQAKLVRYADDFVVLCRKDVATPLRIVREILGRLELELNEGKTKIVDAGKEKFRFLGFELKMNVGSKGMAYPHINPCDKAVEKVKTRISEITARNQTWRPLDEVVRDMNRTLRGWSEYFHFRNSSAVFLKVKRFAEERLRIHLRKRYKVTNWKSAMIQPIFLS; from the coding sequence ATATCGCCGTTGCTATCGAACATCTACCTGCACCTGATGGATCGTATCTGGCAACGCGGGGAACTGGCAAAGAACCAGCAAGCGAAGTTGGTGCGATATGCTGACGACTTTGTCGTGCTGTGCCGGAAAGACGTTGCCACGCCGCTGCGCATCGTCAGGGAAATACTGGGGAGGCTGGAACTGGAACTCAATGAAGGCAAGACAAAGATTGTTGATGCCGGCAAAGAGAAGTTTCGCTTTCTGGGATTTGAACTGAAGATGAATGTCGGCTCAAAGGGGATGGCTTACCCGCACATCAATCCGTGCGATAAGGCGGTAGAGAAGGTAAAGACCCGCATCAGTGAGATAACGGCGAGGAACCAGACATGGAGACCGTTGGACGAGGTAGTGCGTGATATGAATCGAACGCTGCGCGGTTGGTCGGAGTATTTTCATTTCAGGAATTCATCGGCGGTATTTCTCAAGGTGAAACGTTTTGCTGAAGAGCGGTTGAGAATTCATCTACGCAAGCGGTACAAGGTGACAAATTGGAAATCAGCAATGATTCAACCTATTTTCCTCAGTTGA
- a CDS encoding proton-conducting transporter transmembrane domain-containing protein, which yields MSINESLLLLVLASSLVPGVIIFFLPESRIRLRTLLNLTGAILKLLLIGYMLWGIQHGQIYILRYNLLLNLELVLKVDALAALFVTLSAALWLLTTFYAVGYLERSPHRSRFFGFFSLCVTATVGVAMAGNLFTFFIFYELLTLSTYPLVVHRGTEAAIRAGNIYLIYTLSGGAVLLVGIIWLYSLLGRVEFMYGGVVTVLDSKYSPQLQIIFLLLIIGLGVKAALVPLHGWLPQAMVAPAPVSALLHAVAVVKAGAFGIIRIVYEVYGVEYLQSMNLLIPLAIAASITIIWGSLCALWQGDLKRRLAYSTVSQVSYIILGMSLFGPVSTIGGIVHLVHQGIMKITLFFCAGNYAETLGIHKISEMNGVGWRMPWTSIAFCIAALGMIGAPLTAGYISKLYLNQGAEIADQMWASWVLTVSSLLNAAYFLPIMYRFWFKTQPQTWVQERIYTKGRWETHGLLLIPPLVSATATLLAGIFADTDWSPLYWVKLIVKREYLL from the coding sequence TTGAGCATCAACGAGAGCCTACTTTTACTCGTTCTGGCCAGTTCACTGGTGCCAGGAGTGATCATTTTCTTTCTGCCAGAGTCACGCATTCGCTTGCGCACCTTATTAAATCTGACAGGCGCAATTCTCAAGCTGCTGCTGATAGGTTACATGCTATGGGGCATTCAACATGGCCAGATCTACATTTTGCGTTACAATTTATTACTTAATCTGGAGCTAGTACTCAAGGTAGATGCACTAGCTGCACTCTTTGTCACCTTGTCAGCAGCATTATGGCTCTTGACGACCTTTTATGCTGTCGGTTATTTAGAACGTTCGCCTCATCGTAGCCGCTTTTTTGGTTTCTTCAGTCTTTGTGTTACCGCCACTGTAGGTGTGGCAATGGCGGGTAATCTGTTTACTTTCTTCATTTTCTATGAACTGCTGACGCTATCCACCTATCCTCTGGTGGTGCACCGAGGGACAGAAGCAGCCATTCGCGCTGGAAATATCTATCTGATCTATACACTTTCTGGTGGGGCAGTATTGCTGGTAGGTATAATCTGGTTGTACAGTTTGCTGGGCCGAGTTGAGTTTATGTATGGTGGTGTAGTAACCGTATTGGATTCAAAATATTCACCTCAGTTACAGATAATTTTTCTGTTACTCATTATTGGACTGGGTGTAAAAGCAGCTTTGGTGCCGTTACATGGCTGGCTGCCGCAAGCAATGGTGGCGCCAGCGCCAGTATCAGCTTTGCTCCATGCAGTAGCAGTCGTGAAGGCAGGAGCTTTTGGCATCATACGAATCGTGTATGAAGTTTATGGTGTGGAATATTTGCAAAGCATGAATTTGCTTATACCACTTGCTATAGCAGCTTCGATTACCATTATCTGGGGATCACTGTGTGCTCTCTGGCAAGGCGATCTAAAACGACGACTTGCTTATTCAACTGTTAGCCAAGTCTCGTATATTATTCTTGGAATGAGTTTATTTGGGCCAGTAAGTACTATTGGCGGAATTGTTCATCTTGTTCATCAAGGCATCATGAAAATTACCCTCTTTTTCTGCGCTGGTAATTATGCTGAGACTTTAGGTATCCATAAAATAAGCGAGATGAATGGGGTAGGATGGCGTATGCCATGGACGTCAATAGCTTTTTGCATAGCTGCTCTTGGTATGATTGGGGCGCCATTGACGGCGGGCTATATTAGTAAACTCTATCTCAACCAGGGTGCAGAGATAGCAGATCAGATGTGGGCAAGCTGGGTATTGACTGTTTCGAGCCTCCTTAATGCAGCTTATTTTTTGCCAATCATGTATCGATTCTGGTTTAAAACTCAGCCACAGACTTGGGTACAAGAACGTATCTACACCAAGGGTCGATGGGAAACTCATGGACTCTTACTGATACCGCCTCTTGTTTCTGCTACTGCAACTTTATTAGCGGGTATATTTGCGGATACCGACTGGAGTCCCTTATACTGGGTAAAACTGATTGTTAAACGCGAATACTTGCTTTAA
- a CDS encoding complex I subunit 5 family protein has protein sequence MSDPIPWLILLPLLWGSLSFLLGVRRGGRLAVACLAIHLALVALLVGQAVAEGGRYYAVGGWGAPLGIDLYVDGLASVMLLLTHVVILPLGIYARYYYSHNVESVGYFWPMLGFLLAAMNTLFMSADLFNIYVTLELLGLAAVGLVGMAGKTESILAAIRYLLVTLLGSGVYLAGVALIYGSYGSVSLAVLEPLIENEVSAAVFLAAILMLVGLLLKTALFPFHFWLPSVHGGALTPVSALLSALVIKASFYLILRMWLGLYAPLATIQTAQLLGGLGAVAILWGSIMAFNQTRLKMLVAYSTVAQIGYFFLLFPLITEVGSEAAGIAMQGGVIQLVAHALAKAAMFAAAGVMILSVGKDDIALLSGISRRLPLTLFTFALAGVTLMGLPPTGGFIAKWLLISSAVISGQWSWVVVMILGGLLSAGYVFKVLRQAFLPAAAEMKFSPVNPPLEWPAFLLAFISLSLSFASGNVLNILGAG, from the coding sequence GTGAGTGATCCTATACCTTGGTTAATTTTGCTGCCTTTACTATGGGGATCACTATCTTTTCTGCTAGGTGTGAGGCGGGGAGGTCGGTTAGCGGTCGCATGTTTGGCAATTCACCTAGCTTTGGTAGCATTATTGGTAGGGCAGGCTGTCGCGGAGGGGGGGCGGTATTATGCCGTCGGTGGTTGGGGCGCTCCTCTGGGAATTGATTTATACGTGGATGGTCTGGCTAGTGTAATGCTATTGCTTACCCATGTGGTGATCTTGCCGCTAGGGATCTATGCGCGCTACTATTATTCTCATAATGTCGAGAGTGTCGGTTATTTTTGGCCAATGCTCGGTTTTCTGTTAGCAGCTATGAATACGCTATTCATGTCAGCTGATTTATTCAATATATACGTTACTCTAGAGTTATTAGGCTTGGCAGCAGTTGGACTGGTAGGAATGGCAGGTAAAACAGAGTCGATATTGGCAGCCATACGCTACCTGCTGGTTACTCTGCTTGGCTCAGGTGTATATTTGGCTGGTGTTGCGCTGATTTATGGTAGTTATGGCAGTGTATCGTTAGCTGTGCTAGAGCCATTAATTGAAAATGAAGTTTCTGCTGCAGTATTCCTCGCAGCTATATTGATGCTGGTCGGATTATTGCTTAAGACAGCTTTATTCCCTTTTCATTTTTGGTTACCATCAGTTCATGGTGGGGCGCTAACCCCAGTATCAGCCTTGCTTTCGGCATTAGTCATTAAAGCTTCTTTTTATCTCATCCTGCGCATGTGGCTTGGCCTGTATGCTCCTTTGGCGACAATACAGACAGCTCAACTGCTGGGAGGGCTGGGTGCGGTGGCCATACTGTGGGGATCAATCATGGCATTTAACCAAACACGGCTGAAGATGCTGGTAGCTTATTCTACTGTAGCTCAGATTGGCTATTTTTTCTTACTTTTTCCTTTGATTACTGAGGTTGGCTCAGAAGCGGCTGGAATTGCAATGCAAGGCGGTGTGATTCAGCTTGTGGCGCACGCTTTAGCCAAGGCAGCAATGTTTGCCGCTGCGGGTGTAATGATACTATCGGTGGGCAAAGATGACATAGCATTGCTAAGCGGAATTTCCAGACGTTTACCACTTACTTTGTTTACTTTTGCTTTGGCAGGAGTAACCTTAATGGGATTACCTCCTACCGGGGGTTTTATAGCTAAGTGGTTACTGATTAGCAGTGCTGTGATTAGTGGTCAATGGAGCTGGGTAGTCGTGATGATTCTGGGAGGGCTGCTGAGTGCAGGGTATGTATTTAAAGTGTTACGCCAGGCTTTTTTGCCAGCAGCAGCGGAGATGAAATTCAGCCCTGTAAACCCTCCTCTGGAATGGCCTGCTTTTTTGCTTGCTTTTATTAGCTTGTCGTTGAGTTTTGCATCTGGTAATGTTTTAAATATACTGGGGGCGGGTTGA
- a CDS encoding NADH-quinone oxidoreductase subunit K has product MTGALIYACVGAVLFVCGVAGLILLPHLLRKILAFNIMGSGVFLMLVGLGQHDNVPDPIPQAMVLTGIVVAVAATALALAFVRRLLYLTSKAQLVVSSKSLAQTEEKLITGEGKSEGNREGDSFT; this is encoded by the coding sequence ATGACAGGTGCACTTATTTATGCCTGTGTCGGCGCTGTATTGTTTGTTTGTGGTGTGGCAGGGTTGATTCTGCTGCCACATCTGCTACGCAAAATATTAGCTTTCAATATCATGGGTAGTGGTGTATTTCTTATGCTGGTGGGTTTAGGACAACACGATAATGTACCGGATCCAATACCACAGGCCATGGTTCTTACTGGAATTGTTGTGGCTGTTGCTGCTACGGCTTTGGCTTTGGCCTTCGTCCGGCGATTATTGTATCTTACCAGCAAGGCGCAATTGGTAGTGAGTTCGAAAAGCTTAGCTCAAACCGAGGAAAAACTCATAACGGGCGAAGGGAAGAGCGAAGGAAATAGAGAGGGAGATAGTTTCACGTGA
- a CDS encoding MnhB domain-containing protein has product MSMKSLLNAVVIIFSAILGATLIWAILELPVSNHIHLSEQVLIQLDASGVRHPTTAVLLNFRGFDTLLEVMVLLLALLGVLDQTKKCRTNNLSINILLTQPYLQVLLWSARVLVPMMILVAGYLLGVGEYQPGGAFQAAAVLAAAGVLLNLSGLLRSWREPSWRLRVGFISGLLLFLLIAAITLFLSPGVLLQYPITLAGMFILIIEVGLTLSLGLILAGFFLLLSDEVNNMEADE; this is encoded by the coding sequence ATGTCGATGAAGAGCTTGCTTAATGCTGTGGTTATAATTTTTTCTGCCATTTTGGGTGCAACGCTGATTTGGGCTATCTTAGAATTGCCGGTTTCAAACCACATTCATTTGTCCGAGCAGGTACTGATACAACTTGATGCTTCGGGTGTAAGACATCCAACAACAGCAGTGCTACTCAATTTTCGTGGTTTTGATACGCTATTGGAAGTAATGGTATTGCTATTAGCTTTGCTAGGGGTCTTGGATCAAACAAAAAAATGTAGAACAAATAATTTAAGTATAAACATTCTATTAACTCAGCCCTACTTGCAAGTTCTGCTGTGGTCAGCACGTGTGCTTGTGCCAATGATGATTTTAGTAGCAGGTTACCTGCTAGGGGTAGGGGAATACCAACCAGGTGGCGCATTCCAAGCGGCTGCTGTTCTGGCCGCAGCGGGTGTATTGCTTAACTTGTCTGGCTTATTACGTTCCTGGAGAGAGCCATCATGGCGTCTCCGCGTAGGATTTATCTCCGGTTTGCTGTTGTTTTTGCTAATCGCTGCAATAACATTGTTTCTATCCCCTGGCGTGCTACTGCAATATCCAATAACTTTGGCCGGCATGTTTATATTGATAATTGAGGTGGGGCTTACCTTATCTCTTGGTCTTATTCTGGCAGGATTCTTTTTATTACTATCTGATGAAGTAAATAATATGGAGGCTGATGAATGA
- a CDS encoding Na(+)/H(+) antiporter subunit B — protein MLLATVLFWIALKTLITPDLFHAVVLFMIFGLLMALTWVRLDAPDIALAEAAIGAGLTGALLLDTIGYLRRNH, from the coding sequence ATGTTATTGGCTACGGTTTTATTTTGGATTGCTTTAAAAACACTGATTACTCCAGATTTATTTCATGCAGTAGTGTTATTCATGATTTTTGGCTTACTTATGGCATTGACTTGGGTTCGACTTGATGCTCCAGATATCGCGCTAGCTGAAGCTGCAATTGGTGCTGGACTTACTGGGGCACTGTTACTGGATACAATAGGATATTTACGCAGAAACCATTAA
- a CDS encoding cation:proton antiporter, with translation MNILELCSIFFLVAGAIFFLAGTIGVLRFPDVYTRLHALAKVDNLGLGFTSIGLLFQAPGLIIALKIILIWLLALVASSTLSFLIARRAMKRRVIPWRAREHTI, from the coding sequence ATGAATATTCTTGAGTTATGCAGTATTTTTTTTCTAGTAGCAGGGGCTATTTTTTTCTTAGCGGGCACAATAGGGGTGTTGCGCTTTCCTGACGTTTATACCCGATTGCATGCCTTAGCCAAAGTGGATAATCTGGGACTGGGTTTTACCAGTATCGGCTTATTATTTCAAGCACCAGGGCTGATCATTGCTTTGAAGATTATTCTAATCTGGTTACTAGCTTTGGTTGCAAGTTCTACTCTAAGTTTTTTAATTGCCAGACGTGCGATGAAGAGAAGAGTCATTCCATGGAGAGCGAGGGAGCATACAATTTGA
- a CDS encoding monovalent cation/H+ antiporter complex subunit F, whose protein sequence is MNSLNQLLAVFILANLSIALVRVIRGPTTADRLLAALLFGTSGVAILLLLAYIEETLILLDVALVFSLLAVISGVVFTQRAWRTKEEKK, encoded by the coding sequence ATGAATAGTCTTAATCAACTCTTGGCGGTATTTATACTTGCCAATTTATCAATTGCTTTAGTGCGGGTAATACGTGGACCTACAACTGCAGATCGTCTGCTGGCAGCTCTACTGTTTGGTACGTCCGGTGTGGCTATATTGTTATTATTAGCCTATATTGAAGAGACACTGATACTTTTAGATGTTGCCTTGGTATTTTCTCTGCTCGCAGTCATCTCTGGCGTGGTCTTTACCCAGCGTGCTTGGCGAACAAAAGAGGAAAAAAAATGA
- a CDS encoding Na+/H+ antiporter subunit E, whose amino-acid sequence MFFIVVWWILIQGKTDSWFVGLISISLALVTSLILLPPNQFKFSFSGFALFLINFFGLSLKGGIAVAWMAIRLNPDLHPNIHIITLRLPEGVGRVILINTLNLMPGSLTVDLTSSSVYIHVLDERQSIETDVRGIEEKIAHMLRLELKNS is encoded by the coding sequence ATGTTTTTTATCGTTGTTTGGTGGATTCTGATACAAGGCAAGACAGACAGTTGGTTTGTGGGCTTGATCAGTATTTCATTGGCACTAGTGACTAGCCTCATTTTGCTGCCGCCGAATCAATTTAAGTTCTCCTTCTCAGGTTTTGCCCTTTTTTTAATCAATTTTTTTGGTTTGTCGTTGAAAGGGGGTATCGCTGTAGCCTGGATGGCTATACGCCTAAATCCTGATCTTCATCCCAACATACATATTATTACTCTACGTTTGCCAGAGGGTGTGGGGCGAGTGATTCTAATTAATACCTTAAATTTGATGCCAGGCTCATTGACTGTAGATCTCACTTCAAGCAGTGTGTATATACATGTGCTGGATGAGCGACAATCTATAGAAACAGACGTACGGGGTATTGAAGAAAAGATTGCACACATGCTGCGCTTAGAACTGAAAAATTCATGA